From the Anaeromyxobacter sp. genome, one window contains:
- a CDS encoding oligosaccharide flippase family protein, whose product MPTPAAPDLPPPAAATRSLGARALGGLKWGGLAALMSALLQLGFTAALARLLAPADFGLIAMCLVALRLFTYFSQLGMAAALVQRERLEPADVRLALGLTWVVCSAGALGVALLAPVAGWFFRSPALVPLLRALAPTLLVAGLGGVSLAILRRELRFREQALLETASYALGYGVVGVVAAWSGAGVWSLVATSWAQALLLMVGAWALTRHPLRPTLRGDRSALLGYGARHSLVAFVEFLGSSLDGAVVGRLLGEATLGLYGRALLLTSQPVEKAAGVVARVLFPLLSTVQSDRRRVGGAFLLGVALVGGLGGALSLGVSAAAGDVVRAVLGPGWDGATPMVQVLALAVPLAYMSQIAGVVCDALALLRFKLRVQGLGLVVIAALMVVLSPAGARGVAWAVVAGEALRLSVFLVFLSRELGCARADVARVLAAVAASGLLAYGACAAASALAARLGLGPLATLGLDGLAGLLALSLGAAMGLRLVEGTAPARLADASLPGWHRLRLRLVGVRA is encoded by the coding sequence GTGCCCACCCCCGCCGCGCCCGACCTGCCGCCGCCCGCCGCGGCCACCCGGTCGCTGGGCGCCCGCGCCCTGGGCGGGCTGAAGTGGGGCGGCCTGGCCGCCCTCATGAGCGCGCTGCTGCAGCTCGGCTTCACCGCCGCCCTGGCGCGGCTGCTGGCGCCCGCCGACTTCGGGCTCATCGCCATGTGCCTGGTGGCGCTCAGGCTCTTCACCTACTTCTCGCAGCTGGGCATGGCCGCGGCGCTGGTGCAGCGCGAGCGGCTCGAGCCGGCCGACGTGCGCCTGGCGCTGGGGCTCACCTGGGTGGTCTGCAGCGCCGGGGCGCTCGGGGTGGCGCTCCTGGCGCCGGTGGCGGGCTGGTTCTTCCGCAGCCCGGCCCTGGTGCCGCTGCTGCGGGCGCTGGCGCCCACCCTGCTGGTGGCCGGGCTGGGCGGGGTGTCGCTGGCCATCCTGCGGCGCGAGCTGCGCTTCCGCGAGCAGGCCCTGCTGGAGACCGCCTCCTACGCCCTGGGCTACGGCGTGGTGGGCGTGGTGGCCGCCTGGTCCGGCGCCGGGGTCTGGAGCCTGGTGGCCACCAGCTGGGCGCAGGCGCTGCTGCTCATGGTGGGCGCCTGGGCCCTGACGCGCCACCCGCTGCGCCCCACCCTGCGGGGCGACCGGTCGGCGCTCCTCGGCTACGGCGCGCGCCACTCGCTGGTCGCCTTCGTGGAGTTCCTCGGCTCCAGCCTGGACGGCGCGGTGGTGGGCCGGCTGCTCGGCGAGGCCACGCTCGGCCTCTACGGTCGCGCCCTGCTGCTCACCAGCCAGCCGGTGGAGAAGGCCGCCGGGGTGGTGGCGCGGGTGCTCTTCCCGCTCCTCTCCACCGTGCAGTCCGACCGCCGCCGGGTGGGCGGCGCCTTCCTGCTGGGGGTGGCGCTGGTGGGCGGCCTGGGCGGCGCCCTCAGCCTGGGGGTCTCGGCCGCCGCCGGCGACGTGGTGCGGGCGGTGCTGGGGCCGGGGTGGGACGGGGCCACGCCGATGGTGCAGGTGCTGGCCCTGGCCGTGCCGCTGGCCTACATGTCCCAGATCGCCGGGGTGGTCTGCGACGCCCTGGCCCTGCTGCGCTTCAAGCTGCGGGTCCAGGGGCTCGGGCTGGTGGTCATCGCGGCGCTCATGGTGGTGCTCTCACCGGCCGGCGCCCGCGGCGTGGCCTGGGCGGTGGTGGCCGGCGAGGCCTTGCGGCTTTCGGTCTTCCTGGTCTTCCTCTCGCGTGAGCTCGGCTGCGCGCGCGCCGACGTGGCCCGGGTGCTGGCGGCGGTGGCGGCCTCCGGGCTGCTGGCCTACGGGGCCTGCGCCGCCGCCTCGGCGCTGGCGGCGCGCCTCGGCCTCGGGCCGCTCGCCACCCTGGGCCTCGACGGCCTGGCCGGGCTGCTGGCCCTCTCGCTGGGCGCCGCCATGGGGCTGCGCCTGGTCGAGGGGACAGCGCCGGCGCGGCTGGCCGACGCCTCGCTGCCGGGCTGGCACCGCCTGCGGCTGCGGCTGGTGGGGGTGCGGGCGTGA
- a CDS encoding undecaprenyl/decaprenyl-phosphate alpha-N-acetylglucosaminyl 1-phosphate transferase, which translates to MPTAAMFLLALLASLALTPLARRLALRTGVLDQALSSRKVHGRPIPRLGGVAMVASFYLAVGVLALADPGVRTLLAADGTRTAALLLGGLAIAGLGLHDDLHGATASTKLLVELALAGLLFAAGFRIDEVALPFLPPLALGWLALPVTVLWIAGVTNAVNLVDGLDGLAAGVALVAAAATGLLAFLGGNLLVVLLAAALAGAALGFLRSNYHPASIFMGDTGSLFLGFVLAALSLRTQHPSSTAVGLLGSALVLGLPIADTALAIGRRALRGAPLFRADRGHLHHRLLAGGLGHRGAVLVLHGASLLLSAAALLLALGGGALDAAVLVTLAVAGPAAAWRLGLLRAPLLKSLLADRRRNLAVRAQLRMVRARLRRAADWGEVWPTVRQAAGLLGAGGVELRLAAPGLGLPEATFTAGQEGDDLVRARSALVAGGCGGSLELRWPDRTALDRDTEIAVEILCGAVAEALGRIQRQQRRARVASPRLGSPSRAPARVERGPTP; encoded by the coding sequence ATGCCCACCGCCGCCATGTTCCTGCTCGCGCTGCTCGCCTCCCTGGCGCTCACCCCCCTGGCGCGCCGCCTGGCGCTCCGGACCGGCGTCCTCGACCAGGCCCTGAGCTCCCGCAAGGTCCACGGCCGGCCCATCCCCAGGCTGGGCGGGGTGGCCATGGTGGCCTCCTTCTACCTGGCGGTGGGCGTGCTGGCCCTGGCCGACCCCGGGGTCCGGACGCTCCTCGCCGCCGACGGGACGCGCACCGCGGCGCTGCTCCTCGGCGGCCTGGCCATCGCCGGCCTCGGCCTGCACGACGACCTGCACGGCGCCACCGCCAGCACCAAGCTGCTGGTCGAGCTGGCGCTGGCCGGGCTGCTCTTCGCCGCCGGCTTCCGCATCGACGAGGTGGCGCTGCCCTTCCTCCCGCCCCTGGCCCTCGGCTGGCTGGCGCTGCCGGTCACCGTCCTGTGGATCGCGGGCGTCACCAACGCGGTCAACCTGGTGGACGGGCTCGACGGGCTGGCCGCCGGGGTGGCCCTGGTGGCCGCCGCCGCCACCGGCCTGCTGGCGTTCCTGGGCGGCAACCTGCTGGTGGTGCTGCTGGCGGCGGCCCTGGCCGGCGCCGCGCTGGGGTTCCTGCGCTCCAACTACCACCCGGCCTCCATCTTCATGGGCGACACCGGCAGCCTCTTCCTGGGCTTCGTGCTGGCGGCGCTCTCGCTGCGCACGCAGCACCCGTCCTCCACCGCGGTGGGGCTGCTGGGCTCGGCGCTGGTGCTGGGGCTCCCCATCGCCGACACCGCGCTGGCCATCGGGCGCCGGGCGCTGCGCGGCGCCCCGCTCTTCCGGGCCGACCGGGGGCACCTGCACCACCGGCTGCTGGCCGGCGGGCTCGGCCACCGCGGCGCGGTGCTGGTGCTGCACGGCGCCTCCCTGCTGCTCTCCGCCGCCGCGCTGCTGCTGGCGCTGGGCGGCGGCGCGCTCGACGCGGCCGTGCTGGTCACCCTGGCGGTGGCTGGCCCGGCCGCGGCGTGGCGGCTCGGGCTGCTGCGCGCGCCGCTGCTCAAGTCCCTGCTGGCCGACCGGCGGCGCAACCTGGCGGTGCGTGCCCAGCTCCGGATGGTGCGGGCCAGGCTGCGGCGCGCCGCCGACTGGGGCGAGGTCTGGCCCACGGTGCGCCAGGCGGCCGGGTTGCTGGGCGCCGGCGGGGTCGAGCTGCGGCTGGCGGCCCCGGGGCTCGGCCTGCCGGAGGCCACCTTCACGGCCGGCCAGGAGGGCGACGACCTCGTGCGGGCGCGCTCCGCGCTGGTGGCGGGCGGCTGCGGCGGCAGCCTCGAGCTGCGCTGGCCGGATCGAACGGCGCTCGACCGCGACACCGAGATCGCCGTGGAGATCCTGTGCGGCGCGGTGGCCGAGGCCCTGGGCCGGATCCAGCGCCAGCAGCGCCGGGCGCGGGTGGCCTCGCCCCGGCTGGGCTCGCCGAGCCGCGCGCCGGCGCGGGTCGAGCGCGGCCCGACGCCGTAG
- a CDS encoding glycosyltransferase family 2 protein, with protein sequence MVALLTVHDRKALTLACLARLTDQAQGCGADVSVVLVDDGSTDGTGAAVREAFPAVQVVAGSGQLYWNGGMRLAFQVARAQDPDLYLLLNDDTHLAPGALARLLATHRALAAARPRPCLVVGSTLDPATGRQSYGGWRKGPRLAPGRISLLEPGDAPRPCDTMNANCVLVPRAVAARVGNLDAAFTHSMGDLDYGLRAGRAGCELWVAPGFVGECQANTGHAQWARAAMGARERWRRVAGPKGLPPAEWLVFTSRHAGPLWPAWFAWPYLKTGWQALRSALAR encoded by the coding sequence CTGGTGGCGCTCCTCACCGTGCACGACCGCAAGGCGCTGACGCTGGCCTGCCTGGCGCGGCTGACCGACCAGGCGCAGGGCTGCGGCGCCGACGTCTCGGTGGTGCTGGTGGACGACGGCAGCACCGACGGCACCGGCGCCGCGGTGCGGGAGGCCTTCCCGGCGGTGCAGGTGGTGGCGGGCTCCGGGCAGCTCTACTGGAACGGCGGGATGCGCCTGGCCTTCCAGGTGGCCCGGGCGCAGGACCCCGACCTCTACCTGCTGCTCAACGACGACACCCACCTGGCGCCGGGCGCGCTGGCCCGGCTGCTGGCCACCCACCGGGCCCTGGCCGCCGCCCGGCCCCGCCCGTGCCTGGTGGTCGGCTCCACGCTCGACCCGGCCACCGGCCGCCAGAGCTACGGCGGCTGGCGCAAGGGGCCCAGGCTGGCCCCGGGCCGGATCTCGCTCCTGGAGCCCGGCGACGCGCCGCGCCCCTGCGACACCATGAACGCCAACTGCGTGCTGGTGCCGCGCGCCGTGGCGGCCCGGGTGGGCAACCTCGACGCCGCCTTCACCCACAGCATGGGCGACCTCGACTACGGCCTGCGGGCCGGGCGGGCCGGCTGCGAGCTGTGGGTGGCGCCCGGCTTCGTCGGCGAGTGCCAGGCCAACACCGGCCACGCCCAGTGGGCCCGGGCCGCCATGGGCGCTCGCGAGCGCTGGCGCCGGGTGGCCGGCCCCAAGGGGCTGCCGCCGGCCGAGTGGCTGGTCTTCACCTCCCGTCACGCCGGCCCGCTCTGGCCGGCCTGGTTCGCCTGGCCGTACCTCAAGACCGGCTGGCAGGCGCTGCGCAGCGCCCTGGCGCGGTAG
- a CDS encoding VOC family protein, which produces MPVSPVPAGYSTLTPGCTLRGAAKAIELYQQVFGARQAVRMDAPDGSVVHAELLFGDSRLMLGEASAEYPAHGTHLMMYVPDVDAVFARAVAAGFTVKEPLQVQFWGDRTGRVTDPFGNQWFLATHVEDVSEEEMKARMARLFGG; this is translated from the coding sequence ATGCCCGTCAGCCCCGTCCCCGCCGGCTACTCCACCCTCACGCCTGGCTGCACCCTCCGCGGCGCGGCCAAGGCCATCGAGCTCTACCAGCAGGTCTTCGGGGCCAGGCAGGCGGTCCGCATGGACGCGCCGGACGGCAGCGTGGTCCACGCCGAGCTGCTCTTCGGTGACTCGCGCCTCATGCTGGGCGAGGCCAGCGCCGAGTACCCGGCCCACGGCACCCACCTCATGATGTACGTGCCGGACGTCGACGCGGTCTTCGCGCGGGCCGTCGCGGCCGGCTTCACGGTGAAGGAGCCGCTGCAGGTGCAGTTCTGGGGCGACCGGACCGGCCGGGTCACCGACCCCTTCGGCAACCAGTGGTTCCTCGCCACCCACGTCGAGGACGTCTCCGAGGAGGAGATGAAGGCGCGCATGGCCAGGCTCTTCGGCGGGTAG
- a CDS encoding glycosyltransferase family 4 protein, with translation MKVLLVHNRYGSAAPSGENAVFDLERDLLRRTGHEVQTYQRHSDDLRARGWLGALVGAAATPWNPFTARAVRRVVEAFQPDVVHAHNTFPLISPALFPAVGRRAATVLTLHNYRLFCPAAIPVRHGLPCTECLDQRSVLPALRHGCYRGSRAATLPLAAGVALARALGLWRRHVDAFIALTGFQRDLMVAAGLPAERVHVKPNFYPGRPEVVPWAARRPCAVYVGRLSEEKGVRHLLEAWAAWGTHPPELRLVGDGPLRGALQAQARALGLGGVTFLGQLPAREAEAEIARARLLVLPSICFEGFPMVLREAFAFGTPAAVSDLGPLPGLVEHGRAGVVFRAGDAGALLREVRAAWSEPHGLADRGAAARQAFDERYAEPENARALQAIYRSAIDHQGARTGHDERLPVHAGLRDLRR, from the coding sequence GTGAAGGTCCTCCTGGTCCACAACCGCTACGGCTCGGCCGCCCCCTCCGGCGAGAACGCCGTCTTCGACCTGGAGCGCGACCTGCTGCGCCGCACCGGCCACGAGGTCCAGACCTACCAGCGCCACAGCGACGACCTCCGGGCCCGCGGCTGGCTGGGCGCGCTCGTGGGCGCCGCCGCCACCCCCTGGAACCCGTTCACCGCCCGCGCCGTCCGGCGGGTCGTCGAGGCGTTCCAGCCCGACGTGGTGCACGCCCACAACACCTTCCCGCTGATCTCGCCGGCGCTCTTCCCGGCCGTGGGGCGCCGCGCCGCCACGGTCCTCACCCTGCACAACTACCGGCTCTTCTGCCCGGCCGCCATCCCGGTCCGCCACGGGCTGCCCTGCACCGAGTGCCTCGACCAGCGCTCGGTGCTGCCGGCGCTGCGCCACGGCTGCTACCGCGGCAGCCGCGCCGCCACCCTGCCGCTGGCGGCCGGCGTGGCGCTGGCCCGCGCGCTCGGGCTGTGGCGCCGCCACGTCGACGCCTTCATCGCGCTCACCGGGTTCCAGCGCGACCTCATGGTGGCCGCCGGCCTGCCGGCCGAGCGGGTCCACGTGAAGCCCAACTTCTACCCGGGCCGGCCCGAGGTGGTGCCCTGGGCGGCGCGGCGCCCCTGCGCCGTCTACGTGGGCCGGCTCTCCGAGGAGAAGGGCGTGCGCCACCTCCTCGAGGCCTGGGCCGCCTGGGGCACCCACCCCCCCGAGCTGCGGCTGGTGGGCGACGGCCCGCTGCGCGGCGCGCTGCAGGCGCAGGCGCGGGCCCTGGGGCTCGGCGGCGTGACCTTCCTGGGGCAGCTCCCGGCGCGTGAGGCGGAGGCCGAGATCGCCCGGGCCCGCCTGCTGGTGCTCCCGTCGATCTGCTTCGAGGGCTTCCCCATGGTGCTGCGCGAGGCCTTCGCCTTCGGCACCCCGGCCGCGGTCTCCGACCTGGGCCCGCTGCCCGGCCTGGTGGAGCACGGCCGGGCCGGCGTGGTCTTCCGCGCCGGCGACGCCGGCGCGCTGCTGCGCGAGGTGCGGGCCGCCTGGTCGGAGCCGCACGGGCTGGCCGACCGCGGCGCCGCCGCCAGGCAGGCCTTCGACGAGCGCTACGCCGAGCCGGAGAACGCGCGGGCGCTGCAGGCCATCTACCGGAGCGCCATCGATCACCAGGGAGCGAGGACGGGCCATGACGAGCGACTGCCAGTACATGCTGGGCTTCGGGATCTTCGCCGGTGA
- a CDS encoding glycosyltransferase family 4 protein encodes MHVGLNALDLSPGRSGGIETYLRNLLAALQALPAGEDRFTLLALPPVGATLPLHGPAFRRREFACGRPSPGWLLRRGLLRLTGRDLLAPAIDRLGLDVVHHPFTTVNTPGLRGASVLTFHDMQHEFLPGNFTPAELARRRLRYPASARSATRVIAISEHVKGTLVERYGLDPARVDVVHSGCGPEFAPIADPARLAAARRDLGLPRPFLYYPAASWPHKDHLTLLRALRLLLDRRVFDGDLVLTGVAREASGLVGAEIARLGLQDRVRLLGHLPAARLPELYALAEALAFPSRFEGFGFPLVEAFACGCPVVSSDATSLPEVAGGAALLFEAGSAEALAARLTEVLGGGAVRAALRAAGLARAADFSWARAAQQTVESYRRAAASLASSTSAAKSSKWSSTKASST; translated from the coding sequence GTGCACGTCGGCCTGAACGCCCTCGACCTCTCCCCCGGCCGCTCCGGCGGCATCGAGACCTACCTGCGCAACCTGCTGGCGGCGCTGCAGGCGCTGCCGGCCGGGGAGGACCGGTTCACCCTGCTGGCCCTGCCGCCGGTGGGCGCCACGCTGCCGCTCCACGGCCCCGCCTTCCGCCGCCGCGAGTTCGCCTGCGGGCGCCCCTCGCCCGGCTGGCTGCTGCGGCGCGGCCTCCTGCGGCTCACCGGGCGCGACCTGCTGGCCCCGGCCATCGACCGGCTGGGGCTCGACGTGGTGCACCACCCCTTCACCACCGTGAACACCCCCGGGCTCAGGGGCGCCTCGGTGCTGACCTTCCACGACATGCAGCACGAGTTCCTGCCCGGCAACTTCACGCCGGCCGAGCTGGCCCGGCGCCGCCTCCGCTACCCGGCCTCGGCGCGCTCGGCCACCCGGGTCATCGCCATCTCGGAGCACGTCAAGGGCACGCTGGTGGAGCGCTACGGCCTCGACCCGGCCCGGGTGGACGTGGTCCACAGCGGCTGCGGGCCGGAGTTCGCGCCCATCGCCGACCCGGCGCGGCTGGCGGCGGCGCGGCGCGACCTCGGCCTGCCGCGCCCGTTCCTCTACTACCCGGCGGCCAGCTGGCCCCACAAGGACCACCTCACCCTGCTGCGGGCGCTGCGCCTGCTGCTGGATCGCCGGGTCTTCGACGGCGACCTGGTGCTGACCGGCGTGGCGCGCGAGGCCAGCGGCCTGGTGGGCGCCGAGATCGCCCGGCTCGGCCTGCAGGACCGGGTGCGGCTGCTGGGTCACCTGCCGGCGGCCCGGCTGCCGGAGCTCTACGCGCTGGCCGAGGCGCTGGCCTTCCCGTCGCGCTTCGAGGGCTTCGGCTTCCCGCTGGTGGAGGCCTTCGCCTGCGGCTGCCCGGTGGTCTCCTCCGACGCCACCTCGCTGCCGGAGGTGGCCGGCGGGGCGGCGCTGCTGTTCGAGGCCGGCTCGGCGGAGGCGCTGGCGGCGCGGCTCACCGAGGTGCTGGGGGGCGGCGCGGTGCGGGCGGCGCTGCGGGCGGCCGGGCTGGCCCGGGCCGCCGACTTCTCGTGGGCCAGGGCGGCGCAGCAGACGGTGGAGAGCTACCGGCGCGCCGCGGCCAGCCTGGCGTCGTCGACCAGCGCCGCGAAGAGCAGCAAGTGGAGCAGCACGAAGGCGTCGAGCACGTAG
- a CDS encoding DNA-directed RNA polymerase subunit omega, whose amino-acid sequence MARVTVEDCLPLVDNRFALVLLATKRTRQLMAGARPLQPNTKNKAPVLSLREIATGKVRFDRPVRDALSGKFDKEKATLPAGQTRTLR is encoded by the coding sequence ATGGCTCGCGTCACCGTCGAAGACTGCCTCCCCCTCGTGGACAACCGGTTCGCCCTGGTGCTGCTGGCCACCAAGCGCACCCGCCAGCTCATGGCCGGCGCGCGCCCGCTGCAGCCCAACACCAAGAACAAGGCCCCGGTCCTGTCGCTCCGCGAGATCGCCACCGGCAAGGTCCGCTTCGATCGCCCGGTGCGGGACGCCCTCTCCGGCAAGTTCGACAAGGAGAAGGCCACCCTGCCGGCCGGCCAGACCCGCACGCTCCGCTAG
- a CDS encoding glycosyltransferase: protein MAVHLVYATDPGSARDLGARLRRRAVGEAQRRGLPVGLLGRRDAVDVAGWPARAPVSITARLYQALRERGPTHLYDWTERVPLRAGPGDVLVGHPFPGDDRRVWNRACLEARAGVRVALLPLSHRMAEANAFLDPFVPHLDAILGIMGPYWWDTWRQGPFAHWADKLTPVDMAIDVARFPRVKTAFNPPGRRTFVYLGGEGAQKGTHLLSILFGLAKRHRCVWIGTGRPVPNVEHRGFAELTPDYVRRLAEEADVFVTMGVSDANPTTILEAMAWGFPVCSTPESGYHHMPELTALSTTDMPHNLAVLDRLQDAPEAELRAQADAARRTVERDFGWDRFLSTVLGGIERAALARGVTPWPGAGAR, encoded by the coding sequence ATGGCCGTCCACCTGGTCTACGCCACCGATCCCGGCAGCGCCCGCGACCTGGGCGCCCGCCTGCGGCGGCGCGCCGTGGGGGAGGCCCAGCGCCGCGGGCTCCCCGTGGGGCTGCTCGGCCGGCGCGACGCGGTGGACGTGGCCGGCTGGCCGGCGCGCGCCCCGGTGAGCATCACCGCCCGGCTCTACCAGGCGCTGCGCGAGCGCGGCCCCACCCACCTCTACGACTGGACCGAGCGGGTGCCGCTGCGGGCCGGCCCTGGCGACGTGCTGGTGGGGCACCCGTTCCCCGGCGACGACCGCCGGGTCTGGAACCGCGCCTGCCTGGAGGCCCGGGCCGGCGTGCGGGTGGCGCTCCTGCCGCTCAGCCACCGCATGGCCGAGGCCAACGCCTTCCTCGATCCCTTCGTGCCGCACCTCGACGCCATCCTCGGCATCATGGGGCCGTACTGGTGGGACACCTGGCGGCAGGGGCCGTTCGCCCACTGGGCCGACAAGCTCACCCCGGTGGACATGGCCATCGACGTGGCGCGCTTCCCGCGGGTCAAGACCGCCTTCAACCCGCCCGGGCGCCGCACCTTCGTCTACCTGGGCGGCGAGGGGGCGCAGAAGGGCACCCACCTGCTCTCCATCCTCTTCGGCCTGGCGAAGCGCCACCGCTGCGTCTGGATCGGCACCGGCCGTCCGGTCCCCAACGTGGAGCACCGCGGCTTCGCCGAGCTCACCCCGGACTACGTGCGGCGCCTGGCCGAGGAGGCGGACGTCTTCGTCACCATGGGGGTCTCCGACGCCAACCCGACCACCATCCTGGAGGCCATGGCCTGGGGCTTCCCGGTCTGCAGCACGCCGGAGTCGGGCTACCACCACATGCCCGAGCTGACGGCGCTCAGCACCACCGACATGCCCCACAACCTGGCGGTGCTCGACCGGCTCCAGGACGCGCCCGAGGCCGAGCTGCGGGCCCAGGCCGACGCGGCCCGCCGCACGGTCGAGCGGGACTTCGGCTGGGACCGCTTCCTCTCCACCGTGCTCGGCGGCATCGAGCGGGCGGCGCTGGCCCGGGGCGTGACGCCCTGGCCCGGCGCGGGCGCGCGCTGA
- a CDS encoding WecB/TagA/CpsF family glycosyltransferase translates to MLGFGIFAGDARRCVATIAAWIAAGDRPRWLACLNPHSYVEALRRPDFARALESADWLVADGSGVTLASRILGAGIDQRVTGSDVFEGLSRRLDEQGGGRVFFLGSTPETLAAVAERYRRDYPRLQVVGTYAPPFRSAFAEADYDAMAAAVNAARPDVLWVGLGAPKQELSIMHLRHRLRVPFAAAIGAVFDFYSGRVERASPLVRRLGLEWLPRLLQEPRRLWRRMFVSAPIFLWHVARARLGGARG, encoded by the coding sequence ATGCTGGGCTTCGGGATCTTCGCCGGTGACGCGCGCCGCTGCGTGGCCACCATCGCGGCCTGGATCGCCGCGGGCGACCGGCCCCGCTGGCTGGCCTGCCTGAACCCCCACTCCTACGTGGAGGCGCTGCGCCGGCCGGACTTCGCCCGGGCCCTGGAGTCGGCCGACTGGCTGGTGGCCGACGGCAGCGGCGTGACGCTGGCCTCGCGCATCCTGGGCGCCGGCATCGACCAGCGGGTCACCGGCAGCGACGTCTTCGAGGGGCTGAGCCGCCGGCTCGACGAGCAGGGCGGTGGGCGGGTCTTCTTCCTCGGGTCCACCCCCGAGACCCTGGCGGCGGTGGCCGAGCGCTACCGGCGCGACTACCCGCGGCTGCAGGTGGTGGGCACCTACGCCCCGCCCTTCCGGTCCGCCTTCGCCGAGGCCGACTACGACGCCATGGCGGCGGCCGTCAACGCGGCCCGGCCCGACGTGCTGTGGGTCGGCCTGGGCGCGCCCAAGCAGGAGCTCTCCATCATGCACCTGCGCCACCGGCTGCGGGTGCCCTTCGCGGCGGCCATCGGCGCGGTCTTCGACTTCTACTCCGGGCGCGTCGAGCGGGCCTCGCCGCTGGTGCGGCGGCTCGGGCTGGAGTGGCTGCCCCGCCTGCTGCAGGAGCCGCGGCGGCTCTGGCGTCGCATGTTCGTCTCCGCGCCGATCTTCCTCTGGCACGTGGCCCGGGCCCGCCTCGGCGGGGCCCGGGGCTGA
- a CDS encoding glycosyltransferase: MPQPRVLILHPALAPYRVDMFNALARRCALRVVFLSEAVANQAFDQARLRAQLVEPPGYLLRGLTVAGRTVRLGIGEELRRHRPDVVVTSEFGQATLGVLASRRLAGGDFGHVVATEDNPSSVLAETWLHGLGRRLLQPHVDCVLTYSEEARALYRGRFRASQPVVASPLVQDERVLGARLDEAAGVARAEAAARGLAGRRVLLYVGRLAPEKRVDRLIDAVGRLGAAWPDLRLALVGDGEERARLTARAAAVAGPGRVLFVGRQEGAGLAAWYRLGSVFALASDYEPFGAVVNEALVAGLPVVCSERAGARVLVSPGRTGEVVDADRPEALDAALATWLGRQPPLSDAQLAVRRPSLMESTFEGAVQAWLEALEAARYHRHAPRLRAAG, translated from the coding sequence ATGCCGCAGCCACGGGTCCTCATCCTCCACCCAGCGCTCGCCCCGTACCGCGTGGACATGTTCAACGCGCTGGCGCGGCGGTGCGCCCTGCGGGTGGTCTTCCTGTCGGAGGCCGTGGCCAACCAGGCCTTCGACCAGGCGCGGCTGCGCGCCCAGCTGGTCGAGCCGCCTGGCTACCTGCTGCGGGGGCTCACCGTGGCCGGCCGCACCGTCCGGCTGGGGATCGGCGAGGAGCTCAGGCGCCACCGGCCGGACGTGGTGGTGACCAGCGAGTTCGGCCAGGCCACCCTGGGGGTGCTGGCCTCCCGCCGCCTCGCCGGCGGCGACTTCGGCCACGTGGTGGCCACCGAGGACAACCCGTCCTCGGTGCTGGCCGAGACCTGGCTGCACGGGCTGGGACGCCGGCTGCTGCAGCCGCACGTGGACTGCGTGCTCACCTACTCGGAGGAGGCGCGGGCCCTGTACCGAGGCCGGTTCCGGGCCAGCCAGCCGGTGGTGGCCTCGCCGCTGGTGCAGGACGAGCGGGTGCTGGGCGCCCGGCTCGACGAGGCGGCCGGGGTCGCGCGGGCCGAGGCGGCGGCGCGTGGGCTGGCCGGGAGGCGGGTGCTCCTCTACGTCGGCCGCCTGGCGCCGGAGAAGCGGGTGGACCGGCTCATCGACGCGGTCGGCCGGCTCGGGGCGGCCTGGCCGGACCTCCGGCTGGCGCTGGTGGGCGACGGCGAGGAGCGGGCGCGGCTCACGGCCCGGGCCGCCGCGGTGGCCGGGCCGGGCCGGGTGCTCTTCGTGGGTCGGCAGGAGGGGGCGGGGCTGGCGGCCTGGTACCGGCTGGGCAGCGTCTTCGCGCTGGCGTCGGACTACGAGCCCTTCGGGGCGGTGGTGAACGAGGCCCTGGTGGCCGGCCTGCCGGTGGTGTGCAGCGAGCGGGCCGGGGCCCGCGTGCTGGTGTCGCCCGGGCGCACCGGCGAGGTGGTGGACGCGGATCGCCCCGAGGCGCTCGACGCCGCGCTGGCCACCTGGCTGGGGCGGCAGCCGCCGCTCTCGGACGCCCAGCTGGCGGTGCGGCGCCCCTCCCTGATGGAGAGCACCTTCGAGGGGGCGGTGCAGGCCTGGCTCGAGGCGCTGGAGGCGGCCCGCTATCACCGCCACGCCCCGCGCCTCCGGGCCGCCGGGTAA